One stretch of Hypanus sabinus isolate sHypSab1 chromosome 29, sHypSab1.hap1, whole genome shotgun sequence DNA includes these proteins:
- the LOC132383239 gene encoding gastrula zinc finger protein XlCGF8.2DB-like — protein MPFSCSDCGKGFNQSSQLKVHQRVHTGERPFICTDCGKGFNRSSQLKAHQRVHSGEKPFTCSDCGKRFTELSNLQAHQRVHTGEKPFTCPHCGKGFTHSSHLKEHQRVHTGERPFTCSECGKGFTQSSQLKVHQRVHTGERPFTCSECGKGFTQLSNLLRHLRIHTGEKPFTCSECGKGFSRSCNLVAHYQVHTAERPFTCSECGKGFNHSSQLKVHQRVHTGERPFTCSECGKEFTRSSDLKEHLRVHTGERPFTCSECGKGFSQSSNLVAHYQVHTMERPFTCSDCGKGFTHSSQLKVHQRVHTGERPFICSECGKGFTHSSQLKVHQRVHTGERPFTCSDCRKGFTQLSNLLAHQRVHTEERWFICSDCKRRFTQLSELKIHQRVHTGQ, from the coding sequence atgccattttcctgctcagactgtgggaagggattcaatcaATCATCTCAATTAAAGgtacatcaacgagttcacactggggaaaggccattcatctgcacagactgtgggaagggattcaatcgaTCATCTCAATTGAAGGCGCATCAgagagttcacagtggggagaagccattcacctgctcagactgtgggaagcgattcactgagTTATCTAACCTAcaggcacaccagcgagttcacactggggagaaaccattcacatGTCcacattgtgggaagggattcactcactcatctcacctgaaggaacatcagcgagttcacaccggggagagaccgttcacctgctctgaatgtggaaagggattcactcagtcatctcaattgaaggtacatcagcgagttcacactggggagagaccatttacctgttcagagtgtgggaagggattcacacagttatctaATTTACTAAGGCACctgcgaattcacactggggagaaaccattcacctgctctgaatgtgggaagggattcagtcgatcATGCAATCTTGTGGCACACTATCAAGTTCATACtgcagagaggccgttcacctgctctgaatgtgggaagggattcaatcattcatctcaattgaaggtacatcaacgagttcacactggggagaggccgttcacatgttcagaatgtgggaaggaattcacccGATCATCTGACCTGAAGGaacacctgcgagttcacactggagagaggccgttcacctgctctgaatgtgggaagggattttctCAGTCAAGCAACCTTGTGGCACACTATCAAGTTCACACtatggagaggccattcacctgctcagactgtgggaaaggattcactcattcatctcaactaaaggtacatcagcgagttcacactggggagagaccgttcatctgctctgaatgtgggaaaggatttactcaTTCATcgcaattgaaggtacatcagcgagttcacactggggagagaccattcacgTGCTCAGATtgcaggaagggattcactcagttatcaaacctactggcacaccagcgagttcacactgaggagagaTGGTTTATATGTTCAGACTgcaagaggagattcacccagttatctgaactgaagatacatcagcgagttcacactggacagtAG